Proteins from one Planctomyces sp. SH-PL62 genomic window:
- a CDS encoding two-component system sensor histidine kinase NtrB: MADTEFPDRSWVEADGRAAVAFRELADAVERVVAVASPGDGAVAYINPFTERSTGIPASEVVGRSFADRLIPGEDREAFEAASRRSSRSGVAVDLDGMIRRRDGSLRMIRWGLRPIAGPDGVSALLIVGRDVTDVGRAEQRLLQAERMAAIGQVSAGLAHESRNALQRSQACLEMLALKVEDRPDAVDLIGRIQQAQDDLHRLYEDVREFAAPIHLELRPCRLSDVWRRAWEKLDRARMGRDVRFEEAGEVLSLECTADAFRLEQVFANLFDNSLAASTDPAKVTVDASLARLDGRDGLRVVVRDDGPGLTSEQRARFFDAFFTTKTRGTGLGTAIVKRIIEAHGGRVEVGAAHPRGAEVVLTIPRGRGDDA; this comes from the coding sequence ATGGCGGACACGGAATTCCCGGATCGATCCTGGGTCGAGGCGGACGGGCGTGCGGCCGTCGCGTTTCGGGAACTGGCCGACGCCGTCGAGCGGGTCGTCGCGGTGGCGAGCCCGGGTGATGGGGCGGTCGCCTACATCAATCCGTTCACGGAGAGGTCGACCGGTATCCCGGCGTCCGAGGTCGTGGGCCGGAGCTTCGCCGATAGGCTGATCCCCGGCGAGGATCGCGAGGCGTTCGAGGCGGCCTCGCGCCGGTCGTCGCGATCCGGCGTCGCGGTCGACCTGGACGGCATGATCCGTCGCCGCGACGGATCGCTGCGCATGATTCGATGGGGACTGCGGCCGATCGCCGGTCCCGACGGCGTCTCGGCCCTGCTGATCGTGGGCCGGGACGTCACCGACGTCGGCCGGGCGGAGCAGCGGCTGCTCCAGGCCGAGCGGATGGCGGCGATCGGCCAGGTCAGCGCCGGGCTGGCCCACGAGAGCCGCAACGCGCTGCAGCGGAGCCAGGCGTGCCTGGAAATGCTGGCGCTCAAGGTCGAGGACCGCCCCGACGCGGTCGACCTGATCGGCCGGATCCAGCAGGCCCAGGACGACCTGCATCGGCTCTATGAGGACGTCCGCGAGTTCGCCGCTCCGATCCATCTGGAGTTGCGGCCTTGCCGCCTGAGCGACGTCTGGCGGCGCGCCTGGGAGAAGCTCGACCGCGCCCGAATGGGCCGAGACGTCCGGTTCGAAGAGGCCGGCGAGGTCCTCTCGCTCGAATGCACGGCCGACGCGTTCAGGCTCGAACAGGTGTTCGCCAATCTCTTCGACAACTCGCTGGCCGCTTCGACCGATCCGGCGAAAGTGACCGTGGACGCCTCGCTCGCCCGGCTCGACGGCCGGGACGGCCTCCGGGTCGTCGTGCGGGACGACGGCCCGGGCCTGACCTCGGAACAACGCGCCCGGTTCTTCGACGCCTTCTTCACCACCAAGACCCGGGGGACGGGGCTGGGGACCGCCATCGTCAAGCGGATCATCGAGGCCCACGGCGGCCGCGTGGAGGTCGGCGCGGCCCACCCCCGAGGCGCCGAGGTCGTCCTGACGATCCCCCGAGGACGAGGAGACGACGCATGA
- the glgX gene encoding glycogen debranching protein GlgX — MRVWPGRPFPLGATWDGAGVNFSLFAENATRVSLCLFDGPDAVRESATITLRERTANVWHVYLPDVVPGQLYGYRVEGPFDPANGHRFNPHKLLLDPYAKVIGRDLQWDGSLFGYPLDSPEGDLAFDARDSAAFAPLAAVADTSFVWGDDRPPLTPWHKTFIYEVHVKGFTKQMPEVPEKVRGTYAGLGSEAAVEHLKSLNVTAVELLPIHYHIDDQFLTDKGRVNYWGYNTLGFFAPDPRYSTQPTDPLAAIREFKMMVRALHAAGIEVILDVVYNHTAEGQQQGPTLSFRGIDNAGYYRLSPEDPRYYMDFTGCGNTFNMSQPHVLQLIMDSLRYWVVDMHVDGFRFDLASTLARELYEVDRLGAFFDIIHQDPILSQVKLIAEPWDVGPGGYQVGHFPILWTEWNGKYRDNARRFWKGDGGTVSEFATRLTGSSDLYQQTDRAPHASINFITCHDGFTLRDLVSYNEKHNEDNGEENRDGASDNDSWNCGAEGPTDDPEINALRERQMRNFLTTLMLSQGVPMLLAGDEIAHTQKGNNNTYCQDNELTWLDWNLGDDQKRFLDFTRRLTQLWREHPVFHRRKFFQGRALRGSEIKDVSFLMPTGEEMSDDDWNAGFVKCLGARFAGDLIGDLDDHGEPIVDDTALILLNAHHETIPFTLPATQEGHVWRRAIETFADDQDSWVGEGGVVYDLQARSTAVFFTRDLAEVQPDISAKQIQVLRREAATPVPTVPSAQRTPSREV; from the coding sequence ATGCGCGTCTGGCCTGGCCGACCTTTCCCCCTCGGAGCGACCTGGGACGGTGCCGGAGTGAATTTCAGCCTGTTCGCCGAGAACGCGACGCGCGTCTCGCTGTGCCTGTTCGACGGCCCGGACGCCGTCCGGGAATCCGCGACGATCACGCTGCGGGAGCGGACCGCGAACGTCTGGCACGTCTATCTGCCGGACGTCGTCCCCGGGCAGCTCTACGGCTACCGGGTTGAAGGCCCCTTCGACCCGGCGAACGGCCATCGGTTCAATCCCCACAAGCTGCTGCTGGACCCGTACGCGAAGGTGATCGGCCGCGATTTGCAGTGGGACGGCTCGCTGTTCGGCTATCCGCTGGACTCCCCCGAGGGCGACCTGGCGTTCGACGCCCGCGACAGCGCCGCATTCGCCCCCCTGGCCGCCGTGGCCGACACCTCGTTCGTCTGGGGCGACGACCGGCCCCCGCTGACGCCCTGGCACAAGACGTTCATCTACGAGGTCCACGTCAAGGGCTTCACCAAACAGATGCCCGAGGTCCCCGAGAAGGTCCGCGGCACCTACGCCGGACTCGGTTCCGAGGCGGCCGTCGAGCACCTCAAATCGCTGAACGTGACGGCCGTCGAGCTGCTGCCGATCCATTATCATATCGACGACCAGTTCCTCACCGACAAGGGCCGCGTCAACTACTGGGGCTACAACACCCTGGGCTTCTTCGCCCCCGACCCCCGCTACTCGACCCAGCCGACCGACCCGCTGGCCGCGATCCGCGAGTTCAAGATGATGGTCCGCGCCTTGCACGCGGCGGGGATCGAAGTCATCCTCGACGTGGTGTACAACCACACGGCCGAAGGCCAGCAGCAGGGCCCCACGCTCTCGTTCCGGGGGATCGACAACGCGGGCTATTACCGCCTGAGCCCGGAAGACCCTCGGTACTACATGGACTTCACCGGCTGCGGCAACACCTTCAACATGAGCCAGCCGCACGTCCTCCAGCTCATCATGGACAGCCTGCGGTACTGGGTCGTCGACATGCACGTCGACGGCTTCCGGTTCGACCTGGCCAGCACCCTCGCCCGCGAGCTCTACGAGGTCGACCGCCTCGGCGCGTTCTTCGACATCATCCACCAGGACCCGATCCTGTCGCAGGTCAAGCTGATCGCCGAGCCCTGGGACGTCGGCCCGGGGGGCTATCAGGTCGGCCACTTCCCGATCCTCTGGACGGAATGGAACGGGAAGTATCGGGACAACGCCCGACGGTTCTGGAAGGGGGACGGCGGCACCGTCTCCGAGTTCGCCACCCGCCTCACCGGGTCGAGCGACCTCTACCAGCAGACCGACCGCGCGCCCCACGCCAGCATCAACTTCATCACCTGCCACGACGGATTCACGCTCCGGGACCTCGTCTCCTACAACGAGAAGCACAACGAGGACAACGGCGAGGAGAACCGAGACGGAGCCAGCGACAACGACTCGTGGAACTGCGGAGCCGAAGGCCCGACCGACGACCCCGAGATCAACGCCCTCCGCGAGCGCCAGATGCGCAACTTCCTGACCACCCTGATGCTCTCTCAGGGGGTCCCCATGCTGCTCGCCGGCGACGAGATCGCCCACACCCAGAAGGGGAACAACAACACGTACTGCCAGGACAACGAACTGACCTGGCTCGACTGGAACCTCGGCGACGACCAGAAGCGGTTCCTCGACTTCACTCGCCGCCTCACCCAGCTCTGGCGGGAGCACCCGGTCTTCCATCGCCGGAAATTCTTCCAGGGCCGGGCCCTCCGGGGCTCCGAGATCAAGGACGTCTCGTTCCTGATGCCCACCGGCGAGGAGATGAGCGACGACGACTGGAACGCCGGCTTCGTCAAGTGCCTGGGCGCCCGGTTCGCCGGCGACCTGATCGGCGACCTCGACGATCACGGCGAGCCCATCGTCGACGACACGGCGCTGATCCTGCTCAACGCCCATCACGAGACCATCCCGTTCACCCTCCCCGCCACCCAGGAGGGCCACGTCTGGCGGCGGGCGATCGAGACCTTCGCCGACGACCAGGATTCGTGGGTCGGCGAGGGAGGGGTCGTGTATGATCTCCAGGCGCGCTCGACGGCCGTCTTCTTCACCCGAGACCTGGCGGAGGTCCAGCCCGACATCTCCGCGAAGCAGATCCAGGTGCTCCGCCGCGAAGCGGCCACGCCGGTGCCGACCGTCCCCTCGGCCCAGCGGACCCCCTCGCGCGAGGTCTGA